In Tursiops truncatus isolate mTurTru1 chromosome 19, mTurTru1.mat.Y, whole genome shotgun sequence, a genomic segment contains:
- the NPHS1 gene encoding nephrin — MENPEKDRGRRRRRAVVPVGATGRGPGLALRLPIWTPLLLLGLLMTGLAQVPVPASAPRGFWALPENLTVVEGAAAELWCGVSAPGSTVQWAKDGLLLGPDPRIPSFPRYRLQGDPTKGEFHLHIEACDLSDDAGYECQVSRSETGPELVSPRVILSILVPPKVLQLTPEAGSTVTWVAGQEYLVSCVSGDAKPAPDITFLLSGQTISDISANVNEGSQEKLFTTEATARVTPQSSDNGQLLVCEGSSPALDTPIKASITMNVLFPPGPPVIEWPGLDEGHARAGQNLELLCMARGGNPLATLQWLKNGQPVSTAWGTEHTQAVARSMLVMIVRPEDHGARLSCEAYNSVSTGIQERGVTLQVTFPPSAITILGSASQSENKNVTLSCITKSSRPRVLLRWWLGWRQLLSTEETVMDGLHGGHISMSNLTFLARREDNGLTLTCEAFSEAFTKETFKKSLALNVKYPAQKLWIEGPPEGQRLRAGTRVRLVCLAIGGNPDPSLTWYKDSRTVTEPRPPQEPRRVQLGSLEKSGSTFSRELVLITGPSDNQAKFTCKAGQLSASTQLVVQFPPTNVTILANASALRPGDALNLTCVSVSSNPPVNLSWDKEGERLEGVAATPRSAPFKGSAAARSVLLRMSSRDHGHRVTCRAHSTELRETVSAFYRLNVLYPPEFLGEQVLMVTAVEQGEALLPVSVSANPAPEAFNWTFRGYRLSPAGGPRHRILSGGALQLWNVTRADDGLYQLHCQNSEGTAEALVRLDVHYAPIIRALQDPTEVNIGGSVDIVCTVDANPILPEMFNWERLGEEEEDQSLDDMEKISKGSTGRLRIHHAKLTQAGAYQCIVDNGVAPPARGLVRLVVRFAPHVEHPSPLTKVAAAGDSTSSATLHCRARGVPNIVFTWTKNGVPLDLQDPRYTEHTYHQSGVHSSLLTIANVSAAQDYALFTCTATNPLGSDHTDIQLVSISRPDPPLGLKVVSMTPYSVGLEWKPGFDGGLPQSFQVRYEALGTPGFLYVNVLPPQATAFTLTGLQPSTRYRVWLLASNALGDSGIADKGSQISVTTPGLDQPSGEPDYQLPTEQPAGPSKLPLLPVLFAVGGLLLLSNASCVGGFLWQRRLKRLAEGISEKTEAGSEEDRVRNEYEESQWTGDRDTRSSMVSTTDVEPYYHSMRDFSPQLPPMLEEVSYPRGVTGLKEENMAFPGHVYDELERLYAPSGAWGPLYDEVPMGSCDLYWPEDRYEDARGIYDQVAGDLDPMEPDALPFELRGQLV; from the exons atggaaaacccagagaaagacagaggcagaCGCAGGAGGCGGGCAGTGGTCCCTGTGGGAGCCACAGGCAGAGGACCTGGGCTGGCTCTGAGGCTCCCCATCTGGACACCGCTGCTCCTCTTGGGGCTGCTGATGACAG gcctggcccaggtGCCAGTCCCTGCCTCAGCCCCGCGAGGCTTCTGGGCTCTGCCTGAAAACTTGACGGTGGTGGAGGGGGCTGCCGCTGAGCTGTGGTGTGGGGTCAGCGCCCCTGGCAGCACAGTCCAATGGGCCAAGGATGGGCTGCTCCTAGGCCCTGATCCTAGGATCCCCAGTTTCCCGCGGTATCGCCTGCAAGGGGACCCTACGAAAG GTGAATTCCACCTGCACATTGAAGCATGTGACCTCAGCGACGACGCAGGGTATGAGTGCCAGGTCAGCCGCTCAGAAACAGGTCCTGAGCTCGTGTCGCCCAGAGTGATCCTCTCCATCCTGG TGCCCCCCAAAGTGCTTCAGCTGACCCCCGAGGCAGGGAGCACGGTCACGTGGGTAGCTGGGCAGGAGTACTTGGTCAGCTGTGTGTCTGGGGATGCAAAGCCAGCACCTGACATCACCTTCCTCCTGA GTGGACAAACAATTTCTGACATCTCTGCTAATGTGAATGAGGGATCCCAGGAGAAACTCTTCACCACAGAGGCCACAGCCAG GGTGACACCCCAGAGCTCGGATAACGGGCAGTTACTGGTCTGTGAGGGGTCCAGCCCAGCTTTGGACACCCCTATCAAGGCTTCAATCACCATGAATGTTCTGT TCCCCCCAGGACCCCCTGTCATTGAGTGGCCAGGCCTGGACGAGGGGCACGCGAGGGCAGGGCAGAACTTGGAGCTGCTGTGCATGGCCCGAGGGGGGAATCCGCTAGCCACACTGCAGTGGCTGAAG AACGGCCAGCCAGTGTCCACAGCCTGGGGCACAGAGCACACTCAGGCAGTGGCCCGCAGTATGTTAGTGATGATCGTGCGGCCGGAAGACCATGGGGCAAGGCTCAGCTGCGAGGCCTACAACAGCGTATCTACAGGGATCCAGGAACGCGGGGTCACGCTGCAGGTCACCT TTCCCCCCAGTGCCATTACCATCCTGGGATCTGCATCCCAGTCTGAGAACAAGAACGTGACACTCTCCTGCATCACCAAGTCCAGTCGCCCAAGGGTCCTACTGCGATGGTGGCTGGGCTGGCGGCAGCTGCTGTCCACAGAGGAGACGGTCATGGAT GGCCTGCATGGTGGCCACATCTCCATGTCTAACCTGACATTCCTGGCGCGACGGGAGGACAATGGTCTGACCCTCACATGTGAGGCCTTTAGTGAGGCCTTCACCAAGGAGACCTTCAAGAAGTCACTCGCCCTGAATGTGAAAT ATCCTGCCCAGAAGCTATGGATTGAGGGCCCCCCAGAGGGGCAGCGTCTCCGGGCTGGGACCCGGGTGAGGCTGGTATGTTTGGCCATTGGAGGCAATCCAGACCCTTCCCTCACCTGGTACAAG GACTCGCGCACAGTGACCGAGCCGCGGCCACCCCAGGAGCCACGGCGGGTGCAGCTGGGAAGTCTGGAGAAGTCCGGGAGCACCTTCTCCCGAGAACTGGTACTGATCACCGGTCCGTCGGACAACCAGGCCAAGTTCACGTGCAAAGCCGGCCAGCTCAGCGCGTCCACGCAGCTTGTGGTGCAGT TCCCCCCAACTAACGTGACGATCCTGGCCAACGCGTCGGCGCTGCGCCCCGGGGATGCCTTAAACTTGACGTGCGTCAGCGTTAGCAGCAACCCTCCGGTCAACTTGTCGTGGGACAAGGAGGGGGAGAG GCTGGAGGGTGTGGCCGCCACGCCCCGGAGTGCTCCATTCAAAGGCTCCGCTGCCGCTAGGAGCGTCCTTCTGAGAATGTCATCCCGCGACCACGGCCACCGCGTGACCTGCCGTGCCCACAGCACCGAGCTACGGGAAACCGTGAGCGCGTTCTACCGCCTCAACGTGCTGT ACCCTCCAGAGTTCCTGGGTGAGCAGGTGCTTATGGTGACCGCGGTGGAGCAGGGCGAGGCACTGCTACCCGTGTCCGTGTCTGCCAACCCCGCCCCGGAGGCCTTCAACTGGACCTTCCGCGGCTACCGCCTCAGCCCAG CTGGCGGCCCCCGGCATCGTATCCTGTCTGGTGGAGCTCTGCAGCTATGGAACGTGACCCGCGCTGACGATGGCCTCTACCAGCTGCACTGCCAGAACTCAGAGGGCACCGCTGAAGCTCTCGTGAGGCTGGACGTACACT ATGCTCCCATCATCCGAGCTCTCCAAGACCCCACTGAAGTGAATATTGGGGGCTCTGTGGACATAGTCTGCACTGTTGATGCCAATCCCATCCTTCCTGAGATGTTCAACTGGGAGAGGCTG ggagaagaggaggaggaccaGAGCCTGGATGATATGGAGAAGATATCAAAGGGGTCCACAGGGCGTCTTCGGATTCACCATGCCAAGTTGACCCAGGCTGGTGCTTACCAGTGCATTGTGGACAATGGGGTGGCACCTCCAGCCAGAGGGCTGGTCCGTCTTGTTGTTAGAT TTGCCCCCCACGTGGAGCATCCCTCTCCTCTAACTAAAGTGGCTGCAGCTGGAGACAGCACTAGTTCTGCCACCCTCCACTGTCGTGCCCGAGGTGTCCCCAATATCGTCTTCACTTGGACCAAAAATGGGGTCCCTCTGGATCTCCAGGATCCCAG GTACACAGAGCACACATACCACCAGAGTGGTGTCCACAGCAGTCTCCTGACCATTGCCAACGTGTCCGCAGCCCAGGACTATGCCCTCTTCACGTGCACAGCCACCAACCCCCTCGGCTCGGACCACACCGATATTCAACTCGTCAGCATCA GCCGCCCTGATCCGCCATTGGGATTGAAGGTCGTGAGCATGACCCCATACTCGGTGGGGCTGGAGTGGAAGCCTGGCTTTGATGGGGGCTTGCCACAAAGTTTCCAAGTCAG GTATGAGGCTCTGGGGACTCCAGGGTTTCTCTACGTGAATGTCCTACCACCCCAGGCCACCGCCTTCACACTGACTGGGCTGCAGCCTTCTACACGATACAGGGTCTGGTTGCTGGCCAGCAATGCCCTGGGCGACAGTGGAATAGCTGACAAAGGGTCCCAGATCTCAGTCACCACTCCAG GTCTAGACCAACCTTCTGGAGAACCTGACTACCAGCTGCCCACAGAGCAGCCCGCAG GACCCTCAAAGCTGCCCCTGCTGCCTGTGCTGTTTGCTGTTGGGGGTCTTCTGCTGCTTTCTAACGCCTCCTGTGTCGGGGGATTCCTCTGGCAGCGGAGACTGAAGCGTCTTGCTGAGG GCATCTcagagaagacagaggcagg GTCGGAGGAAGACCGAGTCAGGAATGAATACGAGGAGAGCCAGTGGACTGGAGACCGTGACACTCGAAGCTCCATG GTTAGCACAACAGATGTAGAGCCTTATTACCACTCCATGAGGGACTTCAGCCCCCAGCTTCCCCCCATGCTGGAGGAGGTGTCTTATCCCCGAG GTGTCACAGGTCTTAAGGAGGAGAATATGGCTTTTCCTGGGCATGTGTATGATGAGCTGGAAAGACTGTACGCCCCGTCTGGGGCCTGGGGACCCCTCTATGATGAAGTACCAATG GGCTCCTGTGACCTCTACTGGCCTGAAGACAGGTATGAAGATGCAAGAGGAATCTATGATCAGGTGGCAGGAGATTTGGACCCTATGGAACCTGATGCTCTACCCTTTGAGCTGAGGGGACAGCTTGTGTGA